Proteins from a genomic interval of Lycium ferocissimum isolate CSIRO_LF1 chromosome 2, AGI_CSIRO_Lferr_CH_V1, whole genome shotgun sequence:
- the LOC132047658 gene encoding uncharacterized protein LOC132047658 has translation MTSPFPAKLIVSVVTLLCLIHFSSVCDAMRILREENDNIFKEEKDTTTPGSPNTGSGFPFNFPPFNIPFNMPNFTIPGIPGFGIPATGTGGSPGSGSPGTGTGGSPGFGIPGTGAGGAPGFGIPGFGSPGAGAGDNNPFNLPIPGVPDVAVQPPASTPSIPIQEDCLVLEVLLLVLVDCQVLEYLVLVFGGLPGFGIPGVGGLPGFGIPGTGAGGLPGFGIPGVGGLPGFEIPGTGGLPGFGSPSINDNNPFTLPMLGVPDVSVQPPASIP, from the exons ATGACTTCTCCATTTCCAGCCAAGTTGATTGTTAGCGTTGTCACTTTGCTTTGTTTAATTCACTTTTCTAGTGTTTGTGATGCTATGAGGATACTTAGGGAGGAAAATGATAATATTTTTAAGGAGGAAAAGGATACAACAACTCCAGGTTCACCAAACACTGGATcaggatttccattcaatttTCCGCCTTTTAATATCCCCTTCAATATGCCAAATTTTACTATTCCTGGCATTCCTGGTTTTGGAATTCCTGCTACTGGTACTGGTGGATCGCCTGGTTCTGGAAGTCCTGGTACTGGTACTGGTGGATCGCCTGGTTTTGGAATTCCAGGTACTGGTGCTGGTGGAGCGCCTGGTTTTGGAATACCTGGTTTTGGAAGTCCTGGTGCTGGTGCTGGTGATAATAATCCATTTAATCTTCCAATTCCTGGAGTTCCTGATGTTGCTGTTCAGCCCCCAGCATCCACCCCATCAATTCCTATACAA GAGGATTGCCTGGTTTTGGAAGTCCTGCTACTGGTGCTGGTAGATTGCCAGGTTTTGGAATACCTAGTACTGGTCTTTGGTGGATTGCCTGGTTTTGGAATACCTGGTGTTGGTGGATTGCCAGGTTTTGGAATACCTGGTACTGGTGCTGGTGGATTGCCAGGTTTTGGAATACCTGGTGTTGGTGGATTGCCTGGTTTTGAAATACCTGGTACCGGTGGATTGCCTGGTTTTGGAAGTCCTAGTATTAATGATAATAACCCATTTACTCTTCCAATGCTTGGAGTTCCTGATGTTTCTGTTCAACCCCCAGCATCCATCCCATAA